The genomic region ATACTTTCGGACGCGCTCATGATGTAATAGAAATGCCTGATATGATAGAAGTGCAGCGAGACTCTTATCAATGGTTTTATCAGGACAACGAAGACCCGGACTTGAGAGCTAGTCAAGGACTTCAAGAGCTTTTAAGGGAAGTATTCCCAATTAAGAGTTATGACGGAAATTACGCCCTCGAGTTTGTGCGTTACACAATCGACAAAGCGAAAATAACAGAGGAAGAAGCAAGGCAGAAGGATATGACGTGGGCAAGGCCTATAAAGGCTACTATAAGGCTCACAAATATGACGACAATGGTCAGCAAGGAAGACAAAGAAATTTTTTTAGGCGACTTCCCCATAATGACCGAACGAGGAACATTTATAATTAACGGCACTGAACGAGTAGTAATTAATCAGCTTGCACGCTCGGCGGGAATATATTTCACTCATGCGGGCGACTCTTGTTCAGCAAAATTAATTCCGGATCGGGGAGCATGGCTCGATTTTGCTATGGGCCCTAATGAAATGGTATCAGCTAATATTGATAATAGACGAAGATTAAATATTAACTTGCTACTAAAGGCACTAGGCGCACAGAATAACGAAGAGATTATAAATTTATTTGATATTCAGCCGGTTTTCATGGAATACAGCGAGGAAATGCGCGGAAAAATTGCAGCCGAGAATGTTTTTGACTTGGATGGGCGTTTGCTCGTTGCTAAGT from Synergistaceae bacterium harbors:
- a CDS encoding DNA-directed RNA polymerase subunit beta, coding for MPEFVPISKTRERYTFGRAHDVIEMPDMIEVQRDSYQWFYQDNEDPDLRASQGLQELLREVFPIKSYDGNYALEFVRYTIDKAKITEEEARQKDMTWARPIKATIRLTNMTTMVSKEDKEIFLGDFPIMTERGTFIINGTERVVINQLARSAGIYFTHAGDSCSAKLIPDRGAWLDFAMGPNEMVSANIDNRRRLNINLLLKALGAQNNEEIINLFDIQPVFMEYSEEMRGKIAAENVFDLDGRLLVAKCRPVTREALDILYNTDPNKQGGINVYDMDNSFALSFEKDTTKSPDEAKLEIFRKLRPNEPARVENARQYFDDMLQDPRRYTLGRVGRYKLNRRLNMSISEEDKLLTLNDVVAIIKEMFAMKID